The Balaenoptera acutorostrata chromosome 2, mBalAcu1.1, whole genome shotgun sequence genomic sequence GAGCCCTCGTCGGCCATCCGCGCCTCACGAAGCCGGCCTCTCGGGccaaccccaaacctaagctTCCGGCCGGGCCCTGGCCCCGGCCCCACCCCAAACCCGGGGAGAGGCGGGCGGCCCGGCCTGGCCCCGTTTAAACCCGGAACCCCGACCTGGTTCGGGATCCCGGACCTCGGTCCCGCCCCAGACCCCTGTCCCCGGCCAGGCTCCAAACTCGGGACCCGGGACCCCGGCCCCTGAGCCCCGTGGCCGCCGCGTCTCCCCCGCGCCCCAGGCTGACCAACCCGCCCTTTCTCGCTCCGCAGCACACCTTGATTCTTCCCAGCTTGGTCCTGGTCTGCGGAGAGCGATGCCGCTTCCCGACACCATGTTCTGCGCGCAGCAGATCCACATTCCCCCGGAACTGCCGGACATCCTGAAGCAGTTCACCAAGGCTGCGATCCGCACCCAGCCCGCCGACGTGCTGCAGTGGTCCGCGGGGTAAGCGCCCCAGGGACAGCGCCTGGGAGAGCCGGCCCGTCCCCGTGCCCAGTCGTGCCTAGTGAATCGTCCTTCCTGGACCAGTGGTCCAACGCTCGGGACACTCAGGGTACCGGCAAGACTTTCACTTTAGCATTGGTGGTATCTACCCCGAAGTATCTATCTAGGAAACATCATGGTTTATTGACCACGAGACCAGAAATTACTGCAAAATGCTCATTTATCTACAAAGCAATGACAGCTCCATTGTTGGAGAGTGGTATTTATGCAGGTAGACTAAAATTTATAAAGCAGTTACCCTGGGTAAAAGTTTCTGCATTGTGTTATAAAGTCAAACTAtcacagtttctttatttgtgaaaTGATTTTTTACAAGGAGGAATCTTATGATTATGTTCCTTGTCTTCAGAGAATCCTCCAGGATTAGGTACCTGTTGAGTTTATTGGAACCAGAAGGACCGGTTCATGTTGGGGTAACCATCCCAAGGCTGCTATAAGGTTAAACTCTGCCCAGCTTAGTTCACAACACATGAGCCTTCGCAGTTTCTTGCAGCAAACATTCTAACCATTTCCAGGAACAGACATTAATACTTTAAAAGTCACAACTCAACAGACCTTAGAACCATTAAAATAAACCCTGTTGATTTTATAGGAAGGCTCTTTGTCCTTTTTCAGTAAACAGATTCAGACTCGGAAACTCAATTTTGTGGTGCCAAGAATCAGtataaatttaacttaattttttttagtaactAGCGTGTCAAATTTTGCTGACCTTCCCTAAACCGTATGATCAAAGTGAATTCGTTTCCTATGACTGCTGTTAACAGATAACCACCAAACATGTTGGCTTAAAACAAGAAAcgtttattctcttacagttctggaagccagaagtccaaaatcagtttccCCAGGCTACAGTCAAGATATTGGTGGGACTTTGCtctctctggaggctctagggagagTCTGATCCCtccccttgccttttccagcttctagagctgcATTCCTTGCATTGTTTGGCTCATGGCATACCTCCATCGCCAGTACTGTGGCATCCTCACATCTACCTCTGCCTCCCTCTACTAGGGAcacttgtgattgcatttaggaaccatccagataatccaggatgattttcccatctcaaaatcctcaCTCACATCTGCAAACTCCCTGTTACCCTGTAAAAGAAGATCCACAGCTTCCAGGATTAGGACCAGGATATCTTTGGGGCCCTTATTGCACCTACCACAAGAGGCTACTGGTTAATCCAGCACTTTGCCTTCTGACAAATGCTTCTGTCTATTGCTTCTGAAAGACTCTCTCAAGGTTCTTGCCCAAAATTGTGGCCTCTAGTATTAACCATTATTCAAGCCTAAATAAGAGATATAACTGATTCATAAGAGTTTATTTGTTCTCTATCAAACATTCCtagatttaatctttttttttttcttggaacatTATGTTTGGTAACACTTTAGAGACAACTATTTTAAGCTTCACTTTAATTTAAAAGGCTTAATCAAGAAATTTCTGAATGTTCCATGCTCTTAATTTCTCTTAAGAGCAGTTTTGGAGTTTAGGAGAAAAAGCAAGCATTAGCCATGTGTCCCAACTCTCTCAGAACAGAATCTGTTAGGGAGAGATGTCGTTCAGAAGAGGGTGAATTGGTCTTTGAAAGATTTTGTAGCGATTGGTGTTAAGACaaggcagaagaggaaacagcataTAACACGAGGGCCACGAcaggaagggaaaagcagcagaaagcaaagcagaaagcCAGGGTGCATCTGGAAGTGACTGCTGTGGAAGGTTCCAGCAGGCATTCAGGGGAGGGTTCTTCTCAAACGAGcctcacccccagcctctgccacGACGCGGCGGCTAATTGGCTGTACATGATTATGTCATTGAGTCCTGAAGGCTTGGGCTCACGTGAGCCTTATACTCGAGGGCATGTGACACAAGTTGGCCTGGCCACTCAGGCAGGCTTCCTCCGCCTCGGCTCTATTGCTGCTTTGGAGCGACAGCTCTTTGGGGgctgtggggctgtcctgtggaTTAGAGGCTCCTTAGCGGCCTGCTGGCCTGCACCCACCAGGTGCCACAAGCACCCATCCGCCCCAGCTTGTGGCAACCAGAAGTGCCTCTAGACGCTGCCAGTGCCTTCCTGGGGAGGGGGCGCTGCTCTAGAGGCTGGGCCGAGCCTGGTGATTGGCTTGACGGGTGATGAGGAGTAAAGACCACGAAATCGTTGAAAATCCTGATTAGGAACAACATGGCAAAGTGAAGCACCCCCCGCAGCCTGGCCCTTTAGGTCTTCAGGTCCACGTTTGTCTAATTGCCTGCCTTGTAGCTTTCTCTCAGACTGTTAAATTCACGAAATATGACTGGACTTGTCCTAAAAGCATGAAAACAAAGTCGAATTTgaggggtggagagagaagaaggggATGAGATATAAAATTTCTGTTAGCCTAACAAATACCTATTTATCTACATTTTGTTACATCAGAGATGTTTCTATTTactcatatctttttaaaaaattttattggagtaggactgatttacagtgttgtgttagtttctgctgtacagcaaagtgattcagttctacatatacatctatccattctttttcagatttgttacccatataggttattacagaatactgagcagagttccctgtgctctacagtaggtccttgttggttatctgttttacatagagtagtgtgtatgttcatcccaagctcctagtTTATCTCCCCCCTCcgccatttcccctttggtaaccatcattactcatatcttttaaattattacctGTGGCCCTGGATgatttagtgttttgttttcctggatATGTCATTTCTTTGATGGAGGTAAAGTCATGGGGGCAGCAAACAATGTGGCCTCAGCCGCCGGCCCCGGCTGACACGTGGCCGAGGGGAGTGAGTCTCGCAGAAGGACCCTGCCCGGCACCCTGCCCCCCTCCAGCCAGAGCCCAGGTGTACACCCCCTCCTGACTTGTTGCCCCAAACTGTCTCTGTGCCCCAGCTTATTCCCAATTTAAGCAGTAATATCcgtgtcccagaaaggaacaattaagggagaaaatactaaaaaacaaaacaaacaaaaaaaaccagacaggAAAAGTGAAGGGTAGGGGGAGGTCGGCACCTGACTTAGCCAAACAGTGATTTCCCTGCTCCGGGCGCCTTAGAGCTGAATAGGCGCAGAGATGCTTGAAATCAAGCCCCTCAAAAAGCAGGGCCAAGCCCCCCAACTGTCAAAGTGGCATGATGGACCATGACCTTGCACTCGGGTCATGCGGGGCCCTGACCTCCACCTCCTCCGGCAGTCTCAGGACTCTGATGGCGTTTGCTGAATAAGTGTAGCACCTGTTACAGGAGCCCCAGGAGCGccggtggtggtggggggggccCTGAGACCGGGGCTGCCATCGTCCACGCTGTGcagacagagaaactgaggcacgggtGGAGGTGAAGTCGGAGAGCTGAGTGTTGGGGCCGGGACAGGAGCTGGGCCAGGGGACCCAGCTCTGTCCTCCCTCATCACTGTCGCCCTCTGGGTTCATTGACAGAAGGGCATGAATTCAGGGGCTGGTTGTGTGCTGATGAGCCTTCAGAGATGTCTGTCGTTGTTAGGTATTTTTCAGCTTTGTCAAGAGGAGATCCACTTCCTGTAAAAGACAGAATCGAAATGCCCATGGCCACTCAGAAAACAGACACAGGCCTGACTCAAGGACTCCTTAAAGTTTTGCACAAGCAGGTATAAGAGTTTGCTATCAGTCAGCTGAACTTGAGATAAAGCGCCGCAGAAAGCTCCACGATCGTCCATGCAAGCCCTGCCTCCCCTGCAGTAAACCTTCAAGGTTTATTCCAAGAAGGAATCTTGGATTCAGGGCCTTTCTCTGGTTTAAAGAACCCAAGATAGCTATTCAtgattatatagaaatataatttcttttaaataccgAATTAAGATGCAAGAGGCTGCTAGActaaaaaaaagatctgaaaatACGAAATTTTAGACATGGGAGTTGCAAGATCCTTCTTGAAATATGTGTTTATAAAAACGATGCTAACGTGATAATCCGCCACCTTCTTCATCTGAAAGACAGATTGCCCTCGGGCGTCTGGCTTCCAGCCCTCCTGAGAGCCCTTGAGACCCACCATCTCACTTGGAAAGTTCAtagaaagtgtattttatctgaatGATTGGCTGTGTTGCTAAAAACAACATCAGTGGTATAACCCTGAGTTTTAAAGCGACTCGTCCCCATTATACATCTCGAAGTCCTGTGTTCCTGTTCCGCGTGCGGTGACTTTTGGAGACGAGATTTTCCCATGTCTAGTTTAAGGGAAAACGAATAACCACGGCAAGGGGTAGTTTGGGAAAAGAGACGCTAAAGTTGCTCAAACCTCTTTCACGCAGAATATTGCTAGCAGATCACAGGAGTTACCAATTTTCATAAAGTTGTCTAAAAGTAGaaggaataaatttattttcagtgttGAGATTTACCCCATTTAACTGTTAGCATGTTTCAGGGTtggattttatttgatttattgaagttttatttatattgtgAAGTATTTCAGGCAGACAATAGAGAATCATGCACCCCATGTCTATGTGCCTATTTTATTGTCATAACATTATGCCATGTTTGTTTCCCAGTCCTTTTTTCTCTTGAGAAGTAACTTGTTGCCAGTCTCTAGTTCCCAGCCCCCTTCTCTGCCTGTGCACCCCCtgtccccaaacacacacatccccccctcccctccccagggctaaTGGTGCAGTGAATTCAGAGTTCATCTTTGAAAGGGGATGGGTGCTCTGTTTAAGTCTTCAACAGCGTTATATTACTTCTTGGGGCTTTTAAACTTATGTAGATTGTGTCATGCTGTGTTTTCTAAACAGTGTAGCCACAAGGAATATGTGGAATTAGCAGATCTTgagcagaaatggaaaaatctgTGCCTGCCAGTAGAAAAATTCAGAGCTCTCTTGCAGTTGGATCCTTGTGAAAACAAAATCGAGGGGATAAAATTTTTAGCGCTTGGATGCAGCATGCTTGGTGGGGTACGTACCTATAAATAGCATATTAATAATTCTGTGTGATCATAGGCCtggcttaaaaataatttaggtgTTTCAGTAACTGAAGGAACACTTTCATTACTTTAGTAATAATTTTGTCTTAGAAAGGcaatttttttcagatgtttATTGTATTTTAGGCTTATAGTTACTTTACAGAAGTTAAGTACTTATGAATGCCTCAATTTAAAAGATGTTAACAGTAGACAAACCATATAGATACTGTTAAGATGTGTTTAGTTTTTAGAAGAGAATGCATCAGTGACTTTTATTAAACTACATGTCACTTGGTAAATGATAATATCTGTTTCCCTCATCTGTGCAAAGAGGCATAAAATTACTTTCTATTTTAGTTAAAATCTGTTATTAGTAACTAATACTGTAGATACCTTGCTGATGTTAAAAAGTATAACTCATACAACTTAGGAGTGAagacacagggaattccctggtggtccggtggttaagactgcgcacttccactgcagggtgcatgggtttgatccctggttggggaaccatgATCATCCCACAAGCCAggtggctcggccaaaaaaaagaagacgaagaggaaaaaggaatgaagacacagacgTTCCTCAAGTTTGTGAACTAAGGGAGGTGGGTGTGGTAGGAAGGGGGTAGAAGTCTAGAATCTCTCTTTAGCCCTAGTATTTGAGTCACCCTGTGAGACACAGGGGTCAAGTGCAGGGAAAGTTACCACTCTAagtttgtgaagaaaggggttgaGAAAAGAGAGCTAGCTCCCTTTACTGCAGAGACGAGCAAAGTTTGCTACCGTCTCCCTTCCGTCTTTGGACCCCAGAGCACGTAACTGGCGAACTCTTAGTCCTCACTTCATGGGTGCCCTCATCTCGGGTCCACGCGTCAGCCTCCTCAATTCTGTTTTAACTTCTAAGAATTACTTTGTGTAACACTACCTCGCATGACCACTAACACAACTAACCACCTGCAGCTAACCTCCAACCCGTCCCCCTGCCGCCCACACCTGAAGCATCAGCTCCCCTGATCTCACGCTTCCCATTGATCCCATATGGACCCCAAGAAATACATCATTTAATTTTAGTTGGTTTTAACTTTCAATTGTTACTAATCTTATGGAACTTTTTTTCATTCCCAAGTAGATTTCTCTTTATTCATCTGTATCATTACAGACGCTGTGGTTCATTCATCTCCTCTGCTGTGTGAATATAGTGCAATTTACTGGTTCTGTTAATGGTCCCAGCAAGAACCTCTGAAACCCCAGTAAAGTGGGTATTAGGCTGGTCGCTCCCTTTTGCTGTGTACCTGCCCACAGGTGGTGTTTCTGATCAGCCATAGAGAGCGGTCAGCCCTGGGCTGGACACCTCAGACCAAGTTCCCTTCTCTAGGCTCAGAGGCCACCGGGGAGAATCCCAGCTGGGTTTTAAtggaggaaatttttaaaaaaataaatttatttatttttaattttttttggctgagtttggtcttcgttgctgtgcgcgggctttctctagttgcagcgatcgggggctactcttcgttgtggtgcacggacttctcatggcggtggcttctcttgttgtgaagcacgggctctaggtgtgcgggcttcagtagttgtagcaagcagactcagtagttatggctcacgggctcagtagttgtgacgcacgggcttagttgctctgcagcatgtgggatgttcccggaccagg encodes the following:
- the ROPN1L gene encoding ropporin-1-like protein isoform X2 translates to MPLPDTMFCAQQIHIPPELPDILKQFTKAAIRTQPADVLQWSAGYFSALSRGDPLPVKDRIEMPMATQKTDTGLTQGLLKVLHKQCSHKEYVELADLEQKWKNLCLPVEKFRALLQLDPCENKIEGIKFLALGCSMLGGSLNTAMKHLCEILTADPEGGPARIPFETFSYVYRYLSGLDSDIPASDTESYLSSLKDSVRAWRTHRLEEHP
- the ROPN1L gene encoding ropporin-1-like protein isoform X1 translates to MPLPDTMFCAQQIHIPPELPDILKQFTKAAIRTQPADVLQWSAGYFSALSRGDPLPVKDRIEMPMATQKTDTGLTQGLLKVLHKQCSHKEYVELADLEQKWKNLCLPVEKFRALLQLDPCENKIEGIKFLALGCSMLGGSLNTAMKHLCEILTADPEGGPARIPFETFSYVYRYLSGLDSDIPASDTESYLSSLKDSVVSRKNGMIGLSDFLHPKEENLENLEKKTQKT